The proteins below are encoded in one region of Gopherus flavomarginatus isolate rGopFla2 chromosome 12, rGopFla2.mat.asm, whole genome shotgun sequence:
- the LOC127032104 gene encoding olfactory receptor 10A7-like has translation MADAEQGNQTSLTEFILLGFGSVPELQILLFLLFLVTYIVTMAGNILIVVLVMTDEHLHTPVYFFLGNLSCLEICYTSTILPRMLASFLTEDKTISVGGCITQGYFFGFFAAIECYLLAAMSYDWYLAICKPLHYATLMNGSFCLQLATVSWISELLVSSVVTGMMLQLTFCGSNEIDHFFCEFTQIINLCHNDIYQVELLISILSSLFTLPPFALTGTSYLCIISTILRIPSTTGRQKAYSTSSSHLIIVKIFYEILIIVYLLPKTNTLRDLSKVFSVFYTIMTPFANPFIYSLRNKEMKEALRKKMPVNVYINIS, from the coding sequence ATGGCAGATGCAGAACAGGGAAATCAAACCTCCCTCACAGAATTCATTCTCCTGGGATTTGGGTCTGTCCCTGAACTGCAGATCCTTCTCTTTCTGCTGTTCCTTGTGACTTACATTGTGACCATGGCCGGAAACATCCTCATTGTTGTGCTAGTTATGACTGATGAGCACCTTCACACCCCtgtgtacttcttcctggggaacttgtcttGCTTGGAGATCTGTTACACCTCAACCATCCTccccaggatgctggccagtttCCTGACTGAGGACAAGACCATTTCTGTTGGTGGTTGCATCACACAAGGTTACTTTTTTGGCTTCTTTGCAGCCATTGAGTGTTATCTCCTGGCAGCGATGTCTTATGATTGGTACCTAGCGATATGCAAACCACTGCATTATGCAACCCTTATGAATGGCAGTTTCTGCCTGCAACTAGCAACTGTGTCTTGGATAAGTGAGTTGCTAGTTAGCTCCGTAGTAACTGGTATGATGTTACAATTAACTTTCTGCGGCTCCAACGAAATTGATCATTTCTTCTGTGAATTTACACAAATAATAAATCTCTGCCACAACGATATCTACCAGGTGGAGCTTTTAATTTCCATTCTGTCTTCTTTATTCACCCTGCCCCCATTTGCTTTAACTGGGACATCTTACCTGtgtatcatctccaccatcctgcgAATCCCTTCCACCACCGGGAGGCAAAAGGCATATTCTACCTCCTCCTCTCACCTCATCATAGTGAAAATTTTCTATGAGATCCTGATCATTGTGTATCTGCTACCAAAAACCAACACACTTAGAGACCTCAGTAAAGTGTTCTCTGTCTTCTACACAATTATGACCCCTTTTGCCAATCCCTTCatatacagcctgagaaacaaagagatgAAAGAGGCTCTGAGAAAAAAAATGCCAGTAAATGTGTATATTAATATCTCATGA
- the LOC127032539 gene encoding olfactory receptor 5V1-like codes for MENQTTVTEFILRKLSSDPQMQIFLFSMFLIIYLITLGSNIVIMVVIRADSHLNTPMYFFLFHLSFVDICYSSVTVPNMLMNFLVEHKTISVNGCIVQMFFILLSIGAEIFILSAMAYDRYTAICDPLRYMERMSKGICVQLVSGAWTIGFFHALLNTVFTSKLRFCGPNQINHFSCELPPLLQRSCNDTLTNQVVLLTSVVIFGSSSFLLTLFSYIFIVSTILRIRSVEGRRKAFSTCSSHLIVVGLWYLTAFFQYTKPSSVSSVVLDEIFSIQYSILTPMLNPIIYSLKNKEVKIALGKTLGKLKFLK; via the coding sequence ATGGAAAATCAAACCACAGTGACCGAATTTATTCTCCGGAAACTTTCCAGTGACCCACAGATGCAGATTTTCCTCTTCtcaatgtttttaattatttacctAATCACTCTGGGTAGTAACATAGTGATCATGGTGGTGATAAGAGCTGATTCTCATCTTAACACCCCAATGTACTTCTTTCTCTTCCATTTATCCTTTGTTGATATCTGCTATTCCTCAGTCACGGTGCCTAATATGCTGATGAACTTCCTAGTAGAGCACAAAACTATTTCTGTCAATGGCTGCATTGTCCAGATGTTTTTCATCCTCCTCTCTATTGGTGCTGAAATTTTCATTCTCTCGGCCATGGCTTATGACCGCTACACtgccatctgtgacccattgcgtTACATGGAAAGAATGAGTAAAGGGATCTGTGTTCAGCTGGTGAGTGGGGCATGGACAATAGGCTTCTTCCATGCCCTGCTTAACACTGTTTTTACCTCCAAGTTGCGTTTCTGTGGGCCCAATCAAATCAACCATTTCAGTTGTGAACTCCCTCCTCTATTACAACGATCCTGCAATGACACCCTCACCAATCAAGTGGTGCTTCTTACTTCTGTTGTGATATTTGGGTCAAGCTCCTTCCTCCTCACATTGTTCTCCTACATTTTCATCGTGTCCACCATCCTGAGAATACGCTCTGTGGAGGGCAGgcgtaaagccttctccacctgcagctcccaccttatTGTGGTTGGTTTATGGTACCTGACAGCCTTCTTCCAGTACACAAAACCGAGCTCAGTCTCCTCTGTGGTTCTGGATGAAATATTCTCCATCCAGTACAGCATCTTgacccccatgttaaaccccatcatctacagcctgaaaaacaaGGAGGTGAAAATAGCACTAGGGAAAACGTTGGGGAAATTGAAGTTTCTCAAGTAG